One segment of Geminicoccaceae bacterium DNA contains the following:
- the pal gene encoding peptidoglycan-associated lipoprotein Pal: MMNRIVPLFAVLLLLGACTGGDEGDIISGTGAGTDSGTLNPIDGADANGTGIGSSDLTASDLAGQAPPGTVQDFEVNVGDRVHFDVDSSSINDEARTVLDRQAAWLLQYPSVTVTIEGHCDERGTREYNLALGERRAASAKAYLVALGVDPARILTFSYGEERPVDPGHDERAYAENRRAVTVVNLVN, encoded by the coding sequence ATGATGAACAGAATCGTTCCCCTTTTTGCCGTACTGCTCCTTCTTGGCGCCTGCACCGGCGGCGATGAGGGGGACATCATTTCCGGCACCGGTGCAGGAACGGACAGTGGTACGCTCAATCCCATCGACGGCGCCGATGCGAATGGCACGGGTATCGGATCGTCCGATCTCACCGCATCCGATCTGGCCGGTCAGGCACCACCCGGCACCGTACAGGACTTCGAGGTCAATGTCGGCGATCGGGTACACTTCGATGTGGACAGTTCCTCGATCAACGACGAGGCCCGCACCGTCCTCGACCGGCAGGCGGCCTGGCTGCTGCAATATCCGTCGGTGACCGTCACGATCGAGGGCCATTGTGACGAGCGCGGCACGCGAGAATACAATCTTGCCCTGGGCGAACGGCGAGCGGCCTCGGCCAAGGCGTATCTGGTGGCGCTCGGCGTCGATCCTGCCCGAATCCTCACCTTCAGCTATGGCGAGGAGCGTCCGGTCGATCCTGGCCATGACGAGCGGGCCTACGCGGAGAATCGTCGGGCCGTCACCGTCGTCAATCTGGTCAACTGA
- the ybgF gene encoding tol-pal system protein YbgF has translation MLDHLRAAQVTRRGLFLALALLVLVSDITGLRGAAAQTGDAARMAALQSKIIQIEEELRRLTGRVEQLEYEKREMSDRMDRLVADLDNRLRGLDGTSTTSGNVSLPDAARVEPSVERLPEVSAVDARAPAGPVVTRGGGVAQPIPSAAGAADAGHAVSGDNGVVLGTIPRDALLNLPKPSQEQMAAAANLPPDVLSGGEQERFQRASALLRAGSIDAAGTAFRRFVEDFPDSAETPVAAYWVGETYLARGDYAEAAATFARNVRTYPVDSRKAPDNLLKLGVALNALGDSQKACASFDELERRYDDLSVPLRQVLAKERASAGCG, from the coding sequence ATGCTGGATCATCTTCGAGCGGCGCAGGTTACCCGGCGCGGACTTTTCCTCGCCCTGGCCCTGCTGGTCCTGGTGTCCGATATCACCGGGTTGCGTGGTGCGGCGGCGCAGACCGGCGATGCGGCACGCATGGCCGCCCTGCAGTCGAAGATCATCCAGATCGAAGAAGAACTCCGCCGGTTGACCGGACGGGTCGAGCAACTGGAGTACGAGAAGCGGGAGATGAGCGACCGCATGGACCGTCTCGTTGCCGATCTCGACAATCGCCTGCGCGGCCTTGACGGAACCTCCACCACGTCCGGCAACGTTTCGCTACCGGACGCCGCACGGGTAGAACCGTCGGTCGAGCGGTTGCCCGAGGTTTCCGCCGTGGACGCCCGGGCGCCAGCCGGGCCGGTTGTGACAAGAGGTGGCGGGGTGGCGCAACCGATACCGTCTGCCGCTGGTGCGGCGGATGCCGGGCATGCGGTGTCCGGCGATAACGGGGTGGTTCTGGGCACGATTCCGCGCGATGCGCTTCTCAATCTGCCCAAGCCGTCGCAGGAACAGATGGCCGCCGCCGCGAACCTGCCGCCGGATGTGCTTTCGGGTGGTGAACAGGAGCGATTCCAGCGGGCCTCGGCGCTGTTGCGCGCCGGCAGTATCGACGCGGCAGGGACGGCTTTTCGTCGCTTTGTCGAGGATTTCCCCGATAGTGCAGAAACCCCGGTGGCGGCTTACTGGGTTGGCGAAACCTATCTTGCACGTGGGGATTATGCCGAGGCTGCGGCTACCTTTGCGCGCAATGTTCGTACCTATCCCGTGGATTCAAGGAAGGCTCCCGACAACCTGCTCAAGCTCGGTGTCGCCCTCAATGCGTTGGGCGATTCGCAAAAGGCCTGTGCGAGCTTCGACGAGCTCGAACGACGCTACGACGACCTCAGCGTTCCCCTTCGCCAGGTGCTGGCGAAGGAGCGCGCCTCGGCCGGTTGCGGCTGA
- the tolR gene encoding protein TolR has product MGMARGGGHGRSRRSRRTMADINVTPMVDVMLVLLIVFMVTAPLLTTGVNVDLPEAASSPLPGQDEPLSVSVGADGLIHLQDSEIAVDQLAPRLLAITQNNPQARIFVRGDRAVDYGEVMAVVGAIHAAGFSKVALVTESPRAGVE; this is encoded by the coding sequence GGCATGGCACGCGGCGGAGGCCACGGACGATCCCGTCGCAGCCGGCGGACCATGGCCGACATCAATGTTACGCCCATGGTTGACGTGATGCTGGTGCTGCTGATCGTTTTCATGGTCACCGCACCGCTGCTCACCACCGGCGTGAATGTCGATCTGCCCGAAGCGGCGAGTTCGCCGCTGCCGGGACAGGATGAACCCCTGAGCGTGTCCGTCGGAGCCGATGGACTCATCCACCTGCAGGATTCCGAAATCGCGGTCGACCAGCTGGCTCCGAGGCTCCTGGCCATCACGCAGAACAATCCGCAGGCGCGCATTTTCGTTCGTGGCGACCGCGCGGTGGATTATGGCGAGGTGATGGCGGTCGTCGGCGCCATTCATGCCGCGGGTTTCTCGAAGGTGGCTCTGGTTACCGAATCGCCCAGAGCCGGAGTGGAGTAA
- the tilS gene encoding tRNA lysidine(34) synthetase TilS, with product MARFEPFEDRPRLAVAVSGGADSTALAILAREWCAKRDGRIVALVVDHGLRPESPDEARAVLRQLVHRGIEAVLLEWRGDKPVTGIQAIARDARLSLLREACHQRKIAHLLLGHHRDDQNETIAMRAERQSGVIGRAGMSACRELDHLRLLRPLLEVRKSALRAYLEHRGESWVEDPSNTDPRFWRGRYRAAGKGTEPRSTVAERMALERALARFAAEAVSFDSLGYLSISGSEFDRRDRELRHLIVTAAVTAVTGRACHLRRERLERLMDELSSCPVRRTLGHAMFERRENEIRVVREIRHLPRAAPLPPAMSTRWDDRFTIETGSIGDGWMIGPADAESIVRLRENGDCQGKLPVEALASWPALCAPGCAEWQHMLAFRARKDIKVLFEPARGLTGSCFMGCAVVCGGKVPM from the coding sequence ATGGCGCGGTTCGAGCCGTTCGAGGATCGTCCCCGGTTGGCGGTAGCCGTCTCGGGTGGAGCGGATAGCACGGCCCTGGCCATCCTCGCCCGCGAATGGTGTGCGAAGAGGGATGGTCGCATCGTGGCACTGGTCGTTGATCATGGCCTTCGCCCGGAGTCGCCCGATGAGGCTCGCGCCGTCCTGCGCCAGCTGGTGCATCGGGGCATCGAGGCGGTGCTGCTCGAATGGCGTGGCGACAAGCCGGTGACGGGTATCCAGGCCATTGCCCGCGATGCGCGACTGTCCCTGCTCCGGGAAGCCTGTCATCAGCGGAAGATCGCCCATCTCCTGCTGGGTCATCATCGGGACGACCAGAACGAAACCATCGCCATGCGCGCCGAGCGGCAGAGTGGGGTGATCGGCCGGGCCGGGATGAGTGCCTGCCGCGAGCTGGACCACCTGCGCCTTCTCCGCCCCTTGCTCGAAGTCCGCAAGAGCGCCCTGCGGGCCTATCTGGAGCATCGTGGCGAAAGCTGGGTCGAAGACCCCTCCAACACCGATCCACGCTTCTGGCGCGGTCGTTACCGGGCCGCGGGCAAGGGTACGGAGCCGCGATCGACGGTTGCGGAGCGAATGGCCCTTGAGCGGGCGCTGGCGCGGTTTGCCGCCGAAGCCGTGAGTTTCGACAGTCTGGGATATCTGAGCATCAGCGGTTCGGAATTCGATCGGCGGGACCGCGAATTGCGGCACCTGATCGTGACGGCGGCCGTCACGGCCGTCACCGGCAGGGCATGCCATCTGCGCCGCGAGCGGCTCGAACGGCTGATGGACGAGCTTTCGTCTTGCCCGGTTCGGCGGACGCTTGGTCATGCGATGTTCGAGCGGCGCGAAAACGAGATCCGCGTCGTGAGGGAGATCCGCCACCTGCCGAGGGCGGCCCCGCTTCCTCCGGCAATGTCGACAAGGTGGGACGACCGCTTCACGATCGAGACGGGGAGCATTGGCGATGGCTGGATGATCGGGCCGGCCGATGCAGAATCGATTGTCCGCTTGAGGGAGAATGGGGACTGTCAGGGAAAACTGCCGGTCGAAGCATTGGCATCCTGGCCTGCCTTGTGTGCGCCCGGGTGTGCCGAATGGCAACACATGCTCGCTTTTCGCGCCAGAAAGGATATAAAGGTGTTGTTCGAGCCTGCCCGGGGTTTGACTGGCTCATGCTTCATGGGATGTGCAGTTGTTTGCGGCGGCAAAGTTCCTATGTAA
- the tolB gene encoding Tol-Pal system protein TolB, protein MRQLTRRAFQQAGLAMFTVGGLGAGQAEAQLKVDITSGRVEPMPVALSPLAGVTADDASLGVAMIDVVGADLQGSGLFRVIDRRAYIQSPQELQGIPRFADWRQINAQALVSGTVGRQGANGIFVEFRLWDIFAGSQMRGLRFDGDAGEWRRIAHKIADVVYERLTGDSGYFDTRIVYISETGPATRRVKRLAIMDQDGAGHTFLTDGGQLVLTPHISPDGRRVAYLVYQSPMPKVFMRDLATGRQNALGSFRGMSFSPRFSPDGSRLLMTLAADGNSDIFAFSASGGDPRRLTSSPAIDTSPSYSPDGRSISFNSDRGGSPQLYVMDADGGNVRRISYGAGNYGSPAWSPRGDLIAFTKIKGGMFHIGVMEPDGGNERLLTRSFLDQGPTWSPNGRVIMFSREDPIRDRTRLFTIDITGYNEREVPTPLDASDPDWSPLIS, encoded by the coding sequence ATGCGCCAGTTGACCAGACGAGCATTTCAGCAGGCCGGACTTGCCATGTTTACCGTCGGCGGGCTCGGGGCAGGGCAGGCGGAAGCACAACTGAAGGTCGATATCACCTCGGGCCGGGTCGAGCCGATGCCGGTCGCGCTCAGCCCGCTTGCCGGTGTGACCGCCGACGATGCTTCGCTCGGCGTTGCCATGATCGACGTGGTCGGTGCCGATCTCCAGGGCTCCGGCCTGTTCCGCGTGATCGACCGCCGGGCCTATATCCAGAGTCCGCAAGAGCTGCAGGGGATTCCCCGCTTTGCCGACTGGCGGCAGATCAATGCCCAGGCGCTGGTTTCCGGAACGGTGGGACGGCAGGGAGCCAATGGCATCTTTGTCGAATTCCGCCTGTGGGATATCTTTGCTGGATCGCAGATGCGCGGCCTGCGTTTCGACGGCGACGCGGGCGAATGGCGCCGCATCGCTCACAAGATCGCCGATGTGGTCTATGAACGACTTACCGGCGACAGCGGTTATTTCGACACGCGCATCGTGTATATCAGCGAGACGGGGCCGGCCACGCGGCGGGTCAAGCGGCTGGCGATCATGGATCAGGATGGCGCGGGCCACACGTTCCTCACCGATGGCGGCCAGCTCGTCCTCACTCCACACATCTCGCCGGACGGGCGCAGGGTGGCCTATCTCGTCTATCAGTCGCCGATGCCCAAGGTATTCATGCGGGATCTCGCGACCGGGCGTCAGAACGCGCTTGGCAGCTTTCGCGGCATGAGCTTCAGCCCGCGCTTTTCGCCGGACGGGTCGCGCCTGCTGATGACGCTGGCCGCCGACGGCAATTCCGACATCTTCGCATTCTCGGCCAGCGGCGGCGACCCGCGCCGACTCACGTCGAGTCCGGCCATCGACACCTCGCCGAGCTATTCTCCGGATGGCCGGTCCATCTCGTTCAATTCCGATCGTGGCGGGAGCCCGCAGCTCTACGTCATGGACGCCGATGGCGGGAATGTCCGCCGGATCAGTTACGGTGCCGGGAATTATGGCAGCCCGGCCTGGTCGCCACGGGGCGACCTCATTGCGTTTACCAAGATCAAGGGCGGAATGTTCCATATCGGCGTGATGGAGCCGGATGGCGGCAATGAGCGGCTGCTCACTCGCAGCTTCCTCGACCAGGGGCCGACCTGGTCACCCAATGGCCGGGTGATCATGTTCAGCCGTGAAGATCCGATACGTGATCGAACGCGTCTTTTTACAATCGATATCACGGGCTACAATGAACGGGAGGTTCCGACACCGCTTGATGCCTCGGATCCGGACTGGTCGCCCTTGATCTCCTGA